The following proteins come from a genomic window of Megalops cyprinoides isolate fMegCyp1 chromosome 6, fMegCyp1.pri, whole genome shotgun sequence:
- the gls2b gene encoding glutaminase 2b, giving the protein MYCLKTLMLTNSGVLERLVKDATKRVLSGCASSVLVNRRAPHRLTCTSSPAHLHSRKEQAVADVSHAQPQKGMNREGLFSGLEDTLFYTITEGEEKIPVSRFISALKSTGLTTSDPRLRDCMDKLRRAARESISEVMVDRELFRKCASSSLVLLTQAFRKKFIIPDFEAFTSNINQIYHTVQRQEDGHVADYIPHLAKFSPELWGVSLCTVDGQRHSVGDTKVPFCLQSCVKPLEYAIAVHEAGTERVHHYVGKEPSGLKFNKLSLDEDDKPHNPMVNAGAIVISSLIKPGSNKAERFDYVMDFVNKMAGREYVGFSNATFQSEKETGDRNFAIGYYMKEKKCFPRGVDMIDALDFYFQLCSIEVTCESGSVMAATLANGGICPTTGERVLSAEAVRNTLSLMHSCGMYDFSGQFAFHVGLPAKSGVSGAVLLVVPNVMGVMCWSPPLDRVGNSVRGIRFCQELVSLFNFHNYDNLRHFMKKLDPRRQAGDDRNKSVVNLMFAAYSGDVSALRRFALSSMNMELKDYDSRTALHVAAAEGHVEVVRFLTQSCKVNPFVKDRWGNTALDDAMHFGQDSVVKVLQEYQHTCSLPEPQSDTEDQSKLETLEGMM; this is encoded by the exons ATGTATTGTCTGAAAACGTTAATGTTGACCAACTCAGGAGTTTTAGAGCGGCTCGTAAAAGATGCGACAAAACGGGTATTGTCTGGGTGTGCCAGCAGTGTTTTGGTTAACAGGCGAGCACCTCACCGGTTGACCTGTACCAGTTCGCCAGCTCACCTGCATTCACGGAAAGAGCAAGCCGTTGCGGACGTCAGCCATGCGCAGCCCCAGAA AGGCATGAACAGAGAGGGACTGTTCTCTGGGCTGGAAGATACACTCTTCTATACAatcactgagggagaggagaagatcCCAGTCTCCCGCTTCATTTCT GCCCTGAAGAGTACTGGTCTGACGACCTCCGACCCCCGTCTGCGTGACTGCATGGACAAGCTGCGTCGTGCTGCGCGGGAGTCCATAAGCGAGGTCATGGTGGACAGGGAGCTCTTCCGAAA GTGTGCAAGCAGTAGCCTCGTTTTGCTGACCCAGGCCTTCAGGAAGAAGTTTATCATCCCTGACTTTGAGGCCTTCACATCCAACATCAACCAGATCTACCACACTGTTCAGAGGCAGGAGGATGGACAT GTAGCAGACTACATTCCCCACCTGGCCAAGTTCAGCCCTGAGTTATGGGGTGTATCTCTGTGTACAGTGGATGGGCAGAG GCACTCTGTGGGTGACACCAAGGTGCCGTTCTGCCTGCAGTCTTGTGTGAAGCCTCTGGAGTATGCCATCGCTGTGCATGAGGCTGGCACCGAGCGTGTGCACCACTATGTGGGCAAGGAGCCCAGCGGCCTCAAGTTCAACAAGCTCTCCCTCGACGAGGACG ACAAACCCCACAATCCAATGGTCAATGCAGGAGCAATTGTCATCAGCTCCCTTATCAAG CCTGGCTCAAACAAGGCAGAAAGGTTTGATTAT GTGATGGATTTTGTAAATAAGATGGCTGGCAGAGAATATGTGGGCTTCAGCAATGCCAC CTTCCAATCAGAGAAGGAGACAGGGGACAGAAATTTTGCTATTGGATACtacatgaaagagaaaaag TGTTTTCCCAGAGGAGTGGATATGATTGACGCGCTGGATTTCTACTTCCAG CTCTGCTCCATCGAGGTGACCTGTGAGTCCGGCAGCGTGATGGCCGCCACCCTGGCCAACGGGGGAATCTGCCCCACCACGGGCGAGCGTGTGCTGAGTGCGGAGGCCGTGCGCAACACCCTCAGCCTCATGCACTCCTGCGGCATGTACGACTTCTCAGGACAGTTCGCCTTTCAC GTGGGTCTGCCTGCAAAGTCGGGGGTGTCGGGGGCAGTACTGCTGGTGGTACCCAATGTCATGGGGGTGATGTGTTGGTCTCCCCCCTTAGACAGGGTTGGGAACAGTGTTCGGGGCATTCGCTTCTGTCAG GAGCTGGTATCTTTGTTCAACTTCCACAATTATGACAACCTGAGACACTTCATGAAGAAGCTGGACCCTCGGAGGCAGGCAGGGGATGATCGG AACAAATCTGTGGTGAACTTGATGTTTGCGGCTTACAGTGGAGATGTCTCGGCACTGAGGAG GTTTGCGCTGTCCTCGATGAACATGGAGCTGAAGGACTATGACTCACGCACTGCGCTTCATGTGGCAGCTGCTGAAG GTCATGTGGAGGTTGTGCGGTTCCTCACACAGTCATGCAAAGTTAACCCTTTTGTGAAGGACAG ATGGGGAAATACTGCTCTGGATGATGCCATGCACTTTGGCCAGGACAGTGTGGTGAAGGTCTTGCAGGAGTACCAGCACACCTGCAGCTTGCCGGAACCGCAGTCTGACACAGAGGACCAAAGCAAGCTAGAGACCCTGGAGGGGATGATGTGA
- the rdh5 gene encoding retinol dehydrogenase 5, whose protein sequence is MWLYGLAAVVVLWMLVWLWRDNLEIPAIGEKYVFVTGCDSGFGNLLCKRLDRRGLNVLAGCLTEKGADDLRRATGPKLKTTLLDVTDSASIQRAMEWAKKEVGDRGLWGLVNNAGRSLPMGPTEWMRIEDFHSTLRVNMMGLIEMTLTFLPLLKRGRGRVVNVASVLGRVAANGGGYCISKFGVESFSDCLRRDIHYFGIKVSIIEPGFFKTAVTSLEPIERELHRLWNQLTPEVRESYGEKYFDRYIKVQRFIMNTVCDSDLSKVTNCMEHALTARHPRTRYSAGWDAKIGWIPLSYAPAFVIDSMLKFVLPRPAHSVS, encoded by the exons ATGTGGCTGTACGGACTGGCAGCGGTGGTTGTCCTCTGGATGCTGGTGTGGCTGTGGAGGGACAACCTGGAAATCCCTGCCATCGGTGAGAAGTACGTTTTTGTGACCGGCTGTGACTCTGGCTTCGGCAACCTTCTGTGCAAGCGCCTGGACCGCCGTGGCCTCAACGTACTTGCTGGGTGCTTGACCGAGAAGGGTGCCGACGACCTACGGCGAGCCACGGGCCCGAAGCTGAAGACCACGCTGCTGGATGTGACAGACAGCGCCAGCATCCAGCGGGCCATGGAGTGGGCAAAAAAGGAGGTCGGGGATAGAG GACTGTGGGGACTTGTGAACAATGCTGGACGTTCGTTGCCCATGGGTCCCACGGAGTGGATGAGAATCGAGGActtccacagcacactgcgGGTCAACATGATGGGTTTGATCGAGATGACGCTGACCTTCCTGCCGCTGTTGAAGCGGGGTCGCGGACGCGTCGTCAATGTGGCGTCCGTGCTGGGCAGGGTGGCTGCCAACGGCGGTGGGTACTGCATCTCCAAGTTCGGGGTGGAGTCTTTCTCCGACTGTCTCAG GAGGGACATCCACTATTTTGGAATTAAAGTGAGCATCATCGAGCCAGGGTTCTTCAAGACAGCGGTGACCAGCCTGGAGCCCATTGAGAGGGAGCTGCACCGCTTATGGAACCAGCTCACCCCTGAGGTGCGCGAGAGCTACGGAGAGAAGTACTTCGATAGAT ACATCAAGGTCCAGCGGTTCATAATGAacactgtgtgtgactcagACCTGAGCAAAGTCACCAACTGCATGGAGCACGCCTTGACAGCCCGCCACCCTCGTACCCGGTATAGCGCTGGCTGGGACGCCAAGATTGGCTGGATCCCCCTCTCCTACGCCCCAGCCTTTGTCATCGACAGCATGCTCAAATTTGTGCTGCCACGCCCGGCGCACAGTGTCTCTTAG
- the LOC118779070 gene encoding elastase-1-like, with protein sequence MLRFLLLTAVAALVLAENEPQPRYLENLEERVVGGEVARPNSWPWQISLQYKSGSSFYHTCGGTLIRRGWVMTAAHCVDTSRTWRVVLGDHNINTHEGTEQYMSVSRVYIHPNWNSNMIASGYDIALLRLSTDAALNSYVQLGSLPPSGQVLPHNNPCYITGWGRTQTGGQLSANLKQAYLPVVDHQTCSSSSWWGGSVKTTMVCAGGGSLSGCQGDSGGPLNCQVNGRYYVHGVTSFVSASGCNTLRKPTVFTRVSAYIGWMENIMG encoded by the exons ATGTTGAGGTTTCTCCTGCTGACAGCTGTAGCAGCATTGG TGCTGGCTGAGAATGAACCTCAGCCTCGCTACCTTGAGAATCTGGAGGAGAGAGTTGTGGGGGGTGAGGTAGCCAGACCCAACTCCTGGCCTTGGCAG ATCTCTCTCCAGTACAAATCTGGCAGCAGCTTCTACCACACCTGTGGCGGTACTCTGATCAGAAGAGGATGGGTGATGACAGCCGCTCACTGTGTAGACAC AAGCAGGACGTGGCGTGTGGTTCTCGGTGATCACAACATCAACACCCATGAAGGAACCGAGCAGTACATGAGCGTCAGCCGTGTCTACATCCACCCTAACTGGAACAGCAACATGATCGCCAGCGG GTATGATATTGCCCTGCTCCGTCTGTCCACTGATGCCGCCCTCAACTCCTACGTCCAGCTGGgttccctgcctccctccgGCCAGGTTCTGCCCCACAACAACCCCTGCTACATCACCGGCTGGGGCCGCACCCAGA CTGGTGGTCAGCTGTCAGCCAATCTGAAGCAGGCCTACCTGCCTGTGGTCGACCACCAGACCTGCTCCAGCAGTAGCTGGTGGGGCGGCTCTGTGAAGACAACCATGGTTTGTGCTGGTGGTGGCAGTCTCTCCGGTTGCCAG GGTGACTCTGGCGGTCCCCTGAACTGCCAGGTGAATGGAAGATACTACGTCCATGGAGTGACCAGTTTCGTGTCTGCTTCTGGCTGCAACACACTGAGAAAGCCCACTGTCTTCACTCGAGTCTCTGCTTACATCGGCTGGATGGAAAAT aTCATGGGATAA